DNA sequence from the Methanofollis formosanus genome:
ATGCGCAGGGACAGCAAAGCGGTCGGAACCGTCAAGACCATCCAGGTCGCGCAGGAGAACGTTCCCGAGGCTGACGCCGGCGCCGAGGTCGCGGTCGCGATCGAAGGTGCAACCGTCGGACGGCAGATCAACGAGAAAGACGATCTCTATGCATATATCCCGGAAAACCACGTGAAAGTCCTGGAAACCCAGATGATCTCCACCCTGAACCCAGGGATGCGCGAGGTGCTCGAGGAGTACACCACGATCAGGAGGAAGGACAATCCCTTCTGGGGCAAGTAGTATTTAATAATGGTATCATCCAATTTTATAGACAGGTTCTGATAGTATCAGGATGAGAAGGAGTCAGAGATAATGGTCGATTTCAAGGTTGTCGTTTCAGACAGGAAGGCGGGCCGCGCCTACAATATTGAGGCCAGCGGGGCTGCAGCCTCCGGATTTGTCGGGAAGAAGATCGGCGACGAGGTGGACGGCACGCCTCTCGGACTTGCGGGCTACACGCTCCAGATCTCCGGCGGCTCCGATAAGACCGGGATCGCAGCCAGAAAGGACCTGCCGGGCGCGGGCCGCAGGCGGATCCTCCTCTCGGAGGGCTTCGGGTTCCACCCTGAACTCGACGGTGAGCGGCGCAGGAAGACGATCAGAGGCAACGAGGTCACGCAGGACTTCGTCCAGATCAACACTATCGTCTCGGCATACGGTGCCCAGACTCTCGAGGAGATCTTCGGGAAGTCTGAGGAAGAAGCAGCAGCAGAGTAAAAATAAATCTATTTTTCTCCTGCCACTCCTTTCCGGATCGCAGGCAGGAGGTCAATCCATTCTACACCGTAGCGCCGGGCAAGCAGGACCGCCGCGGCGCCGGCCCGGAGTTTGCCGTCGAACTCCTCGTCGGTCACCCGGTTCATCTCCGCGACCACCTCGCCGGTCTCGCGTTCCGTGGCCTGAGCGATCCGCTCGACGAGGTCGTGGCAGGGGTCCGGGGCATCGAAGACCTCGGGGCCGGGTTTGAACCCCAGCGGGATCGCAACGGCCGAGACATCGATGAGCGGGGAGACGATGCCGTCCTCCACCTTCACCAGCCCGGCCGCCTCGGCCAGACGGACGACGGCGTTGGCCTGGTCGACGTTCATCCATTTCCGGTCCAGGGCAAGGAAAAAGACGAACTGGCTCCGGTCCATCTCCCCTTTGTGCATCTGCTTGAAGGGGGCCGCGACCGTGACTTCGAGACTCACTCGCAGGCACCCTTGAGACGGTCTCTCACGTCAAGCGCGTCCAGCGACCCGCCAGTCCCTTCTTTGACGACAAAGACCTCGGACTGCGGGCCGCGGTCGACGACCCTGACGAGGAAGGTGTTCTCAGAGACCGGCACCCGACCCTCGGGACGGAGGAGGGTCTCGTGGACCGAGAACCTGAAGTCCGCCGACTCGGTCACCTCATTCGCAAGGCCGGGGAGGAGGTCGACCGGGAGGAAGCGCGTACGGTCGTCGGCGATCTCCAGAATCAGGTGGTGCTTGAAGAGGTCGCCCCCCTCCCGTCGGTTGGTATGGGTACGGTGGAGGGCGGCGATGGCCCCGATTGCCCGGGGGAACGGGACCATCAGGGAGAAATTGAGGTCAAAGCGGGTGGGGAAGCGGTAGTACACTCTGCGCATTATAGAGGTATGTGCAGGTGGACCTGATAACTTCTGCTAATCGTTCCCGGCTTGAAGAAGGGGGGTATGAGTTTTTTGTACAACGGCCTGAGCGTCCCCCGGATCAGAACTTATATGAGCGCAGGGGGAGAGGGGGAGATGCCGCCGGGGGGCGGGGGAGTGGGTGAAGGGTGAAGAATAGGCAGGTCCTGGTCCACCTTACCGAGGCCGGCAAGGGAGAGACTGCGATGCGAAACGTCGAACACCTCCTCGAAGAGTTCGGGGACGATGTCGCCGCCGAAGTCGTGGCAAACGGCGACGGAGTGAAGGTGCTGCTCATCACCGGGCCGTACGGCGATGAGGTCCGGGCCCTCGCCGAAGCAGGGGTGCGCTTCGCGGTCTGTGCCCACAGTTGCAGGGCCCGGGGTTTCACGCGGGAGGACTTCCCGCGGGTCGTGACCGTCGTGCCCTCGGGGGTCGGCGAGATCGTGAGGAGAGAGGCCGAGGGGTTTGCGTACATCAGGCCGTGAACGGTTGTTAAATAACTGAACTATAGGCTCCGGATGCCGGGGGGAGAGCCACTCCCCGGTCCCCCCATGCGACGGCGGGATGGCGTGGTGATCAAAAGATGCCGTCCCCATCATCGAATCTTTTCTGGTATTTCGCGAGAAGATAGGACGGGGGACGGCATCACGCGTGTTCCTGGTGAAGAATGAGCGGCCCTTTCCCGTCCAGGTTCTATCTTCGGGGTCATGAAAAGGTGGCGGCGTACTGATCAGAATGTGCCGTCCCCTCATCATCGAATCTGTTCTGCCGTTTCGCGAGAAGATAGGACGGGGGACGGCATCACGCGTGTTCCTGGTGAAGAATGATCGCCCCTTTCCCGTCCAGGTTCTATCTTCGGGATCATGAAAATAGAACGGCGTCATGATCTGAATTGCCGTCCCCCAATCACAGAATCTTTTCTGGTACTTCGCGAGAAGATAGGACAGGGGACGGCATCACGCGTGTTCCTGGTGAAGAATGATCGCCCCTTTCCCGTCCAGGTTCTATCTTCGGGATCATGACAACGTGGCGGCGTACTGATCAGAATGTGCCGTCCCCTCATCATCGATCTGGTCTGCTGTCTCGCGAGAAGATGGGGCGGGGCGGCGACAAAGATCGACCTGCTCCCGTCCTGCTCCAATCTTCGGAGTCATGAAAGTGGGACGGCAACATGATCAAACCATGCCGTCCCCACCATCGTCGATCTGTTCTGCCTTTTCGCGAGAAGATAGGACGGGGGACGGCATCACGCATGTTCCTGGTGAAGAATGATCGCCCCTTTCTCGTCCTGCTCCAATCTTCGGGATCATGACAACGTGGCGGCGTACTGATCAGAATGTGCCGTCCCCCATCGCGAGATCTTCCAGTCGCGAGGAGAGAGATCTGTCCACATCCTGAAACACTGTTCCGAACAATGGTTCAATCGCAGAACACTTGAGCCCGAAGCTCATGCTCAATTTTAAAAATCCAAAAAAAGGGGGTTACTCGATCAGCACGGCGTTGACCACGCCGTCCTGACCGGGGCGGCTCATGATACGGGCCCGCCCGAGTTCAGTTCTGATGATCGCACCCTTGGTGAGGAGGTTCCGGCGGACGTAGTTGATATCTGCCGGGTTCTCTTCCACATTCTGGATCGCGACTTTCTTTGTCTCACCGGACGCAGGGTTCGAGACGGACGCAAAGTTGGCACGGAGTGCCCGGACCTTTCTCTCGCCACCGTGAACCCTGACGCTGCGGTTCCTGTTCTCCCCGATGTGGGTCTCGGCCGGAGCCCGGCCGCGCTGGTACCGCCGCCTACCGACTGCCGGGTGGTTCCTCCCACCGGTGAGGCGCCGGACGGATCTACCTTGCCACTGTATAATATCACCTCAGGTTATCTTCTGTGAGACCAGAATCCCATAGAGAGTGCTATATATATTCAGGCTCTCTGTATTTATTTCTGATCACTTCAGAACGGCATCGAGGAGCGCTTCCATCCCTTCGCCGGTCTTCATGTTTGTCCGGAAGATCTGCATCTCGGGGTTGTACCGGCGCATGTCGGCCTCCATGCGGTCGAGGTCGCAGCCGACCAGGGGGGCGAGGTCGACCTTGTTGATCACCCCGATGGAACAGCCCCGGAACATCATCGGGTGCTTGTTCACGACGTCGTCGCCTTCGGTCGAGGAGACGACCACGATCCGCTTCTCGGCGCCGAGGGCGAAGTCGGTGGGGCAGACCATGTTGCCCACGTTCTCGATGAAGAGGATGTCGATATCGTCGAGGGCAAGGTGCTCGATGGCGTGCTCCACCAGGTGGGCGTCCAGATGGCACTCCGTGCCGGTGTTGGCATTGACGGCCGGGATGTCGAGGGCGACGATCCGCTTGAAGTCGTCGTCGCCGTAGACGTCGCCGGCGATCGCGCCCGCATTCAGCCCACGGGCTTTGAGGAGGGGAGCGAGGCGTTCGATGAGCGAGGTCTTGCCCGACCCGATCGCGCCGAGGAGGTCGAAGGCCCGGACTCCGTGTCCCTTGAGGTGGGCGGCATTGGCGGCGGCAAGTTTGTCGTTCGCCGCATACACATCCTTCTCGATCTGGACGTCAATGTGATGCATACATTGAGTATAGAACGTGACTCCTATATAGGTTCACCATCTACCTAAACAGTCATGGAACGTGTCTGCGTCCTCTATCCCTGCTATTTTCATGCCGGTCTGAGACGGGCCCAAGGGCGGCGCGTCCCGAAGGCCCTCGCGGTCAGGGACCCGAGCCTCGCCGACCTCAAGGACGCCCTCAAAAAATGCGGGTGCTCCTTCAGGACCGAGGAGAAGCACCACCCCGCCCACTGGCACAAGCGCGAGGGCCGGGTCGTCGTCGACTATGAGGGCCCCAAGAGTGCGTTGATCCTGAAGGTGGCGCGGGCCCTCGAGGTGAAGAGATGAGCGGGCTGTACGACCTGCACACCCACACCACGCTCAGCGACGGCGAGCTGCTGCCCATCGAACTGGTGAGACGGCTCTCGGTCCTCGGCTACGAGGTCGTCGGGATCGCCGACCATGTCGACTGCTCGAATATCAGGACAGTCGTCGAGACGACGGCGTGCCTGAGGGAGAGCGCCGCACGCTACGGAGTGAAACTCCTCTGCGGGGTGGAGATCACCCATGTCCCGCCGGAGGAGATCGCCGGGCTCGCCGCCTTCGCGAAAGATCAGGGCGCGGACCTGGTGGTGGTCCACGGCGAGACGACCGTCGAACCGGTGGCACCGGGGACGAACCATGCCGCCTGCGTCTGCCCCGACGTCGATGTCCTGGGCCATCCGGGATTTATCACCCCCGAGGACGCACGCCTTGCCGCAGAGAACGGGATCGCCCTGGAGATCACGGCGCGGGCCGGCCATAACCGGACGAATGGGTACGTGGCGGTGACCGCCAGGGAGGCCGGGTGCATGGTGGTCGTGGACTCAGACGCCCATGCGCCCTCCGACCTGATGAGTGCAGAGGAGAGAATGGCTGTTGCTCGCGGTGCGGGGCTAACAGAGGACGAGTGCCGGAGATCAGCATCTATAAATATTCTTTCGGATTTACTCGGGATGTAACCGACATTTATATTTTTACGATACTTTTAAATACTGTCGAAACTCATTTATATACATCACTCCATATCCATCGGAGTTTTGCCGAGGTTACTCTATTGAAACTTTTGGGCACCGTAGTTAAAACTTGCGGCTCTCGTCTGCTGATCGTCAGATGCGACGCCGCCAGGCTCCCCCGCCTCTATGGCGACGTGTTCAGTAGGCGCCTCAGACCAATCGGGAAAGTTGTGGACATATTCGGGAACGTCGCTTCGCCCTATGCCGCGGTCTTCTGCCGGGGAGACCACAGCCAGAGCGCGGGCGAGAAACTCTATACAAAAGGTGATGGGAAATGGCAGAAATCGAGAAACTAAAGATGCTTCAGAGCGAGCGCGAGGCCCTCAAGAAGAGAGTCCGCACCCCGGTCAGAGAGAAGGAGGTCAAGAGGGAGGCAACGAGCGAGACGGTCTGCCCTGAGTGCGGCAGCCGTCAGCTGGTCCACGACTACGAGCGGGCCGAACTGGTCTGCAAGAACTGCGGACTGGTCCTCGACGAGGAGTTCATCGACCGTGGTCCTGAGTGGCGGGCCTTCGACCACGACCAGCGGGTGAAGCGGTCCCGTGTCGGTGCGCCGATGACCTTCACGATCCACGACAAGGGTCTCTCGACGATGATCGACTGGAGGAACCGCGACTCGTACGGCCGGGCGATCTCCTCGAAGAACCGGGCCCAGTTGTACCGTCTGCGCAAGTGGCAGCGGCGGATCAGGGTCTCGAACGCCACCGAGCGCAACCTCGCCTTCGCACTCTCCGAACTGGACCGGATGGCCTCGGCCCTCGGTCTGCCCAGGAACGTGCGCGAGACGGCGGCGGTTATCTACCGCGATGCGGTGGACAAGAACCTCATCAGGGGCCGGTCGATTGAAGGTGTCGCGGCGGCCGCGCTCTATGCGGCGTGCCGGCAGTGCTCGGTCCCGAGGACGCTCGACGAGATCGCCGAGGTATCCAGGGTCTCGAGGAAAGAGATCGGCCGGACGTACCGGTTCATCTCCCGCGAACTGGGGCTCAAGCTCCTGCCGACCTCGCCCATCGACTACGTGCCGCGCTTCTGCTCGGGGCTCTCCCTGAAGGGCGAGGTGCAGAGCCGTGCGGTCGAGATCCTGCGGCAGGCAGGCGAACGCGAACTGACGAGCGGCCGGGGGCCGACCGGCGTCGCGGCGGCGGCGATCTATATCTCCTCCATCCTCTCCGGGGAACGGCGCACCCAGCGTGAGGTGGCCGAGGTGGCGGGCGTCACCGAGGTGACGATCCGGAACCGGTACAAGGAACTGGCAGAGAAGTTGGATATCGAGATCATTCTCTGATCTCATTTTTTTCTCTCCCGGCGTCGGCGCGCCCTTTGTGTCAGAGTCTCCTCCGCGGGAGGTGGGGGTGCCGGCGGCGAGGGATTCATCAGGAACAGATATAAGGGAACAGAGGCAACAGTACCTGGCAGGATCAGGCACTGATTCCATGCACGGGCTCGTAGATCAGGGGTAGATCGCATCGTTCGCAACGATGAGGCCGCGGGTTCAAATCCCGCCGGGTCCATTCCTTTTGAAGATTTTTCTGGAGAAGAGCGTGAGCGTTTTTTCGGGGGTGCCTCAGAACCTCCCACGCCATGAATGGACGGAGTGAAGAGAGGAATCTGTTTCTCTATGAACGTCCGGATTTTGTAGAATCAGGCATGAACCCTAGGCTCAAGCATACGCGATGAAAATTTTCTGAGCTGCGCTACGGTGTGTGGGTGGGATCCCAATCCTCGCGACAGAACCTTTGGAAGATCTGGTTTCATCGCCGCCCCCTGGCTATCCTCGTCGTGGGGGTCCGGGGGCAGAGCCCCCGGCGCGAGATGGCGGTGAAAGTTCTCAATAGGGGCAGCAGGCCGATCAGGTGCGAATGGACCCCTCCCAGATGAAAAGTGAGGAGGGATTTTACCCGGCATATTATCTGAGTCGATTTTTCCGTTCCATTCTGGCACACCACCACAAACTGCGACGAAAAAGTATGCTTGAGGTGTGCTTCCACCTCATGAACGATTCTTCACAGTCTTACCCTTATCTTCTCCTTCCTGAGAGGAGGAATACAAGACCTGCCGCCAGGCAGGGGATGACAAGCCCAACCGGGGTCCGCTCCGGGGTTGTTGTAGGCGCCTCGGGGGACGGTGTCCCGGCCGGGGCCTCCTCGACAACCGCCGGCGTGGCCGGAGATTCCTCTCCCTGCGGCCTCTCCGCAACGGCGATCGCGAAGTACGAGAAGCCCGGTGTCTCCGCCACATACCGTGCCTCGCCGTTCTCTTCTTTCACACACGTCGTCTCGAGGGAGGACCAGGCGCCGTCACGATACCTGAGGAGGAGGACATCCTGCGTCCCGGCGCCCTGCGCCTCGATCCATGCGAGGGGCACGGCGAAGGAGATCAGAGCGCCGCGGAGATCGACGCCGGTGAGAGGGGAGAGCGTGATCTCGTCGTACTCGTAAACCGCGGCTGCGGGCTGGACGATATCGGAAGGCAGGGCTTTCTTCTCGGCGACCACCTTGACACCGGCGAGGTCGGCGGCCGCGGTCAGGTCGATCGTAGAGATCGCCGACCGGCCCTTCACCTCGTACGAGACCTCATGGAGAGAGACACCCTGTTCGTCCGGCGAGGGTGCGGCGGGCGGCGGTGGGGCACTCCGGCTGCCGCCACTGCCACCGCCACCGCTGCCGCGGGGGGTGGAGGGCGAGGACGGCGCCGCGGTCACAGTCGCGGTCGGTGCGGGCGTGGGGGTCAGGGTCGGTGGAGGCGGGACAAAGACCGCATAGCGGTCGGCCGACTCGACCAGCGGGGAGGTGTCGATGACGCCCTCGACGGCATACGGCATCTCCCCGATGCCGTCGCCGTCGGTGTCGGTGCCCGCATAGTCGTCCCAGGAGTTCCCGAGGACGTGCGCGAACGAGGCGCCGTTATAGCGGTAATGGATCGGAGCGGCGCTATTCAGGGCGACCGGCGTCTTCGGGGCAAGGTTCCCGCCGGGGTTGTTTGCAAAGGTGTTCTTCCAGAGCACCGTGTCCCCCGGACTCCCGGCGGCAAGGACCGCACCCACCGTGTTGTCGGCGATGAGGGATCCGGTGACCGTCGTCGCCGTGCAGTTGAGACAGGAGAGCCCCGCGTAGTTGTCGACGGCCGTGACATTCCTGACCGCGACGCCAGCCGAGTCGGAGGCGGCGAAGCCGATATAGGTGCCCGAGAGGGTGAGTCCTTCGGCGGTGATGTTCCGGCACCCGACGAGGTACACCATGCCGGCGTCCGCCGGGACGGCCTCGTCGTGCCGCCCGGCCCAGACATAGACCGGTTTCCCGTCGACGGTGTTCGTCTCGTCTATCCGAACCGTCCCCTCATAGCCCGGGGTCGGGGCGAACCTGAGGTTCCACCGGTTTTCGGCCATCGTGTTCTGCGAGAGCGTGCCGATCTTCACGGCGGCGAGGTTCAGACCTGACCCCCCATTCCCGATCGCCGTGCAGTCGGTCAGCGTAAAGGATGCGGAGGAGGCGACGGCGATCCCATCGGCACCGCACCCGGAGACGGTGCACCCGAGCACGCCGGCACCGGCGGTCCCGTCGACCACGATGCCGTTCCCGCTGCATTCGGTCACCGCCAGGTCCGCGAGCGCGGCGTCCTCGCCGGTGACCAGAACTCCGTTGCGGCCGCCGGTGAGGGCGAAGCCCCTGACGGTGATCCCCGGCCCGGTGAGGGTGAGCACGTCCCCCCCGCCGGTCCCGTTGAAGACCACGTCGCCGTCCCCGACGAGCGTGAGCGGCCGGTCGACCACGACGTTCTCGTGATATGTCCCGTTTGCGACCATGACCATCCCCCCCGGCACCGCAGCGTCGACGGCCTTCTGGACGGCGGCATGGTCCTGGGGCACCCTGACGGGATCGACCGTGAAGGCCTTGATACAGAGGTTGGTGTCCGGGTAGAATTCAGTCAGGTCATACCAGGAAACCCCGTCGGAGCTCGCAAAACTCTCGCCTGGATGGGCTGTGGCCTGGTTTGAGTAACGATAGAGCGGTTTCTCGACGATGAGGGGATGGGTGTCGGTCGGAGAGGTGACCCTCAGCGACACCGAGAAGTTCCGGCCGGGAGTGAGATGCACCGCCCGGTCGAGCGGGAGAGTGTGGTAACCCGGGAGCACCATCGTCCCGTTCGCGGCATAGACCTGACTGACCCGGTCCCCGTCGGCGAGGTGGACCCCGACCTCGTAGGCGGTGCCGGGTTCGCGGGTGTAGAAACCGACCGTGGTCAGGCTCTCCGTCCTCTCCGCCGTGAAGACGTTCATCCCATACATCGTGGTCGTCTTACCGGTGCCGATGCTGGCGGTCCACCCGAGGGGGTCGTGCTGGTAAATATGGTCGGAGGTGTCGAGCGATTCGCCGGTGAAGAGCACGGCCGCTGCCATTCGATCGGTGCCGAGAAATTCGGTCCGCCTGAGCTGGAAACGCCCGAGACTCTTGTCATAATAGGAGATGTAAAAGTAGCCGTTGTCCCCACTCGAGGCGCCCCATGAGTTTTTGGCGATGAAGGCGCCGTCGCCCGGCGGGGTCTCGACGAAGTTTGCCGCCGGGTAGGTGTCGTTCCATCCGACGAGGAGGACCGCGTGGGCGCCGTCGTAATATGCAGTGCTGTTCTCGGATAGATAGTAGGTAGTGTATTTCGTCCCGAAGGCAGAGTAGTTCATCAGGAAACTGTCATAGAGACCACCTTCATCTTTGATCATCGCCTTGATCAGGTCGTTGTCGAGGGGACCGGCACGCGGCGGGAGGAAGGTGACGTTCCGGAGATGGAGCACCGGATCGAGGTTGGTGGGCGAGACTGAGGATGAGGACGGAACGTAGGGGTCGTCAGACTCGTTCACCGGCCCTGACCCCCGGGCGAGGTAAGCGGTCGCCATGAAGGGGTTGCCCCCGTAGCAAGGCCCCCAATCAAAGCCGTGGGTGTTTTTCATATTGTTTTCCGAGAGGTCCCACTCGCCCAACCCATCCCCGAGGAGGGTGGACTCAAGCGATCCCAGCGAGGCGAAGGCCCAGCAGGTGCCGCACTGTCCCTGGTCTTTCACCGGGGTAACGCGGCCCTCGTCGGCGAGGTTGAAGTACGGTTCAGTCGGCGGGTCGGCCGTCGCAGCGACGGCACCCCCGGACCAGAGCGGGGTGTCGGGCGGAGGGATCAGGCCTTCCGGGCAGATGGGATAATTGTTCTCCGACGTCCGGGGTACGGGTGTCGCTGCCCTGGAATGTGCTGCCTCCTGCTCCTCCATATACCGGACAAAATCGGGGTTCAGCGGTGCGGTCTCGATCTCAAGATCCGCTGCCTGCACGCCCGCGAGAAATGGACACAGGCAGAGGAGAAAAACTATGATCGTGAAGTGCGGATGGGACATGGATTTTCATCTCGATACGATGCATAAAATGATGGAGATATAATAATGGGTCGAGCCCCCAGATCGGAAAATGGGATATACTCGGTAGAGATTCAATTTTTTTCTGGATCGCGAAACAGAAATTTCCAGATGTCATGATACCCGAATTCGGCGATTTTCAGCCCGTACCACCTACCGGCACTGAAAAGGAGATGAAATACGCCCTCATGAGCAACCGGCAAGATGAAGCACATCATATTCCGATACCGTTCATAATGACCATCAAAAGAGATGACCGGCCGCCACAACCGCCTTGAAACCGGATTTTCACTTTGAATGTGCTGCCTGAGAGATCGACAATCTCAGACGAAGTACGAGAGAATCGTTCCAACGGCGATCAACTATATATCGATCGAGATGTATTGAGTAATCTCATAAAATATCCTTCTGTTTTCAGGACTCCGGAGAATCGCTCCCGAAACGAAGTTCCAGGGGACGTTATGAGATCCCCCGGTATCGACGCAGCCAAAAAAAAGAGCCCTCACCTCCTCCTGACAAGGAGGAGGGCGGCAATACCTGCCGCCAGGCAGGGGATGATAAGCCCGACCGGGGTCGGGTGCGGGTTTGGGGGGGCATCGGAGGGCGGTGTCCCGGCCGGGGCCTCCTCGACAACCGCCGGCGTGGCCGGAGATTCCTCTCCCTGCGGCCTCTCCGCAACGGCGATCGCGAAGTACGAGAAGCCCGGTGTCTCCGCCACATACCGTGCCTCGCCGTTCTCCTCCTTCACAAACCTCGTCTTCAGGGGAACCCAGGCGCCGTCACGATACCTGAGGAGGAGGATATCCTGCGTCCCGGCGCCCTGCGCCTCGATCCATGCGAGGGGCACGGCAAAGGAGATCAGAGCGCCGCGGAGATCAGCGTCGGCGATATGGGAGAGCGTGATCTCGTCGTACTCGTAGACCGCGGCTGCGGGCGGGACGATGTCTGAGGGCAGGGCTTTCTTCTCGGCGGTCACCCTGACACCGGCGAGGTCGGCGGCCGCGGTCAGGTCGACCGCCGAGACGGCGGACTGACTCTTCACCTCGTACGAGGCCTCATGGAGAGGGGCGGCCGGTTCCATCGGGAAGGGCATCGGGGGCGGGGAAGGAGCACGGTGTCCTCCGCCACCGCCTCCCCCTCCCCCGCCGCCGGCGGGTGCGGGTGCGGGCGGGACGGGTGTCGGCGTCGGGGTGGGAGTCGGGGGCGGGACTTCGCCGACCCCATAGTGATCGGAGGGGACGACCAGCGGTGCGGTGTCGTTGAGACCCGGGACGGCATACGGTGTCTCGCCGATGCCGTCGCCGTCGGTGTCGGTGCCGGCATAATCGTCCCAGAAGTTGCCGAGTCTCTGCATGAAATAGGTTCCATTATAACGGTACGGGAGCGGGGTGGTGGAGTCCAGGGCGACCTGCCCTTCGAGGGAGAGGTGGCCGCCGGTGTTGTTTGCAAAGGTGTTCTGCCAGAGCACCGTGTCGGTCGGATCTGCGGCGGCAAGGAACGCGCCCACCGTGTTGTCGGCGATACGCGAACCGGTGACGGTCGTCGCCGTACAGTTGAGAGATGAAAACCCCGAGTACGCGTTGCCCACAAAGGCGGAGTCGCTGATCGAGAGGGCGTCCGAACCCCGGCAGAACGCCCCGGCAAAGTTCCCGGTGGCCGTGACGTTCCTGACGGTGACGCCGGTCGAGTCGGAGACGACCAGGCCGACATAGTTGCCGGAGAGGGCGAGATCCTCTGCCGTGATGTTCCGGCACTCGATCAGGTACACCATCCCGGCATCTCCGGGCACGGCCTCGTCGTGTCTCCCGGTCCAGACATAGACCGGTCTGCCGTCGACGGTGTTCGTCTCGTCCATCGCGATCGAACTCTCATAACCCGCGGCCGGGACGAAGCGGAGGTTCCACTGGTTCCCGGCCATCGTGTTCCGGGAGAGCGTGCCGTTCCTCACATCGTCGAAGTTCAGGCCGGCCCCGGCATTTCCGACTGCCGTGCAGTTGGTCAGCGTAAACGATGCAGAGGAGGTGACGGCGATGCCGTTCTCACTGCAGTCGGTCACCGTCAGGTCCGCGAGCGTGACGTCATTGCCGACGACCAGGATCCCGTCGGCGCCATCGGTGAGGGTGATTCCCCGGACAGTGATATTCGACCCGGTCAGGGTGAGCACGTCCCCGCCATCTCCGTCGACGACCGGGTCGCCATTCCCGATGAGGGTGAGGGGCCGGTCGATGACGACGTTCTCGTTGTACACGCCGCTTCCGAGAAGGATCACATCGCCCGGCGTGGCGGCAGCGACGGCCTCACGGATGGTGGCATAGTCCCCGGGCACGCTGACGGGATCGCGCGTGAAGGCCTTGATGCAGAGGTTGGTGTCAGGGAAGAAGGCGGTCAGGTCGTCCCAGTCTCCCCCGTCGAGACTGATAAAGCTCTCGCCTGAACGGGCTGCGGCTCCACTCGAGTAGCCTGCAACCGGCATCTCGACGACGAGGGGGTGGGTGTCGGCCGGGGCGGTAACCCTGAGAGTCACCGAAAATTCCCGGCCGGGGACGAGGGGCACCGGCGCGTCGAGCGGGAGGGTGCGGTAACCCGGGAGCGCCATCGTCCCGTTGGCGGCATACACCTGACGGGAGGTGTCCCCCTCGATGAGGGCGACCCTGACCTCATAGGCCGTGCCGGGCTCGCGGGTGAAGAAACTCACCGCCTCCAGGAATTCGTAGCGCTCCGCGGTGAAGAGGTTCTTACCGTACATCGTGGTCGAGACCCCGGTGCCGATGCTGGTGGTCCAGCCGAGGGGGTCGTACTGGTAGAGGTGGTCGTAGGAATCGGCCGGTTCGCCGGTGAAGAGCACGGCCGCCGTGGCCCGGCCGGTGCCGATATATTCGGTCGCAGGGTTCTGGAAGCGCCCGATACTCCGGTCGTAGTAGGAGATGGAGAAGTAGCCGTCGTCCCCCGACGAGGTGCCCCAGGAGTTCCTGGCGATGAAGGCGCCGTCGCCGGGCGGGGTCTCGACGAAGTTCGCCGCCGGGTAGGCGTCGTCCCACCCGACGAGGAGGACGGCGTGGCTGCCGTCGAGCTTCGCGGTGCTG
Encoded proteins:
- a CDS encoding lectin like domain-containing protein, whose protein sequence is MQAADLEIETAPLNPDFVRYMEEQEAAHSRAATPVPRTSENNYPICPEGLIPPPDTPLWSGGAVAATADPPTEPYFNLADEGRVTPVKDQGQCGTCWAFASLGSLESTLLGDGLGEWDLSENNMKNTHGFDWGPCYGGNPFMATAYLARGSGPVNESDDPYVPSSSSVSPTNLDPVLHLRNVTFLPPRAGPLDNDLIKAMIKDEGGLYDSFLMNYSAFGTKYTTYYLSENSTAYYDGAHAVLLVGWNDTYPAANFVETPPGDGAFIAKNSWGASSGDNGYFYISYYDKSLGRFQLRRTEFLGTDRMAAAVLFTGESLDTSDHIYQHDPLGWTASIGTGKTTTMYGMNVFTAERTESLTTVGFYTREPGTAYEVGVHLADGDRVSQVYAANGTMVLPGYHTLPLDRAVHLTPGRNFSVSLRVTSPTDTHPLIVEKPLYRYSNQATAHPGESFASSDGVSWYDLTEFYPDTNLCIKAFTVDPVRVPQDHAAVQKAVDAAVPGGMVMVANGTYHENVVVDRPLTLVGDGDVVFNGTGGGDVLTLTGPGITVRGFALTGGRNGVLVTGEDAALADLAVTECSGNGIVVDGTAGAGVLGCTVSGCGADGIAVASSASFTLTDCTAIGNGGSGLNLAAVKIGTLSQNTMAENRWNLRFAPTPGYEGTVRIDETNTVDGKPVYVWAGRHDEAVPADAGMVYLVGCRNITAEGLTLSGTYIGFAASDSAGVAVRNVTAVDNYAGLSCLNCTATTVTGSLIADNTVGAVLAAGSPGDTVLWKNTFANNPGGNLAPKTPVALNSAAPIHYRYNGASFAHVLGNSWDDYAGTDTDGDGIGEMPYAVEGVIDTSPLVESADRYAVFVPPPPTLTPTPAPTATVTAAPSSPSTPRGSGGGGSGGSRSAPPPPAAPSPDEQGVSLHEVSYEVKGRSAISTIDLTAAADLAGVKVVAEKKALPSDIVQPAAAVYEYDEITLSPLTGVDLRGALISFAVPLAWIEAQGAGTQDVLLLRYRDGAWSSLETTCVKEENGEARYVAETPGFSYFAIAVAERPQGEESPATPAVVEEAPAGTPSPEAPTTTPERTPVGLVIPCLAAGLVFLLSGRRR
- a CDS encoding lectin like domain-containing protein, with translation MSTMTNQHLPIILLLCLCIALPVVPAAAGLDIEAAPLNPDFVRYMDEQEAAPPAVPLFLAAAPAPEPSENEYPVYPNSLIPAPGTPLWPDGSASVVATAEPPAEPYFNLADEGRVTTVKNQGKCGACWTFGALGSLESALLNDGLGEWDLSENNMKNTHGFDAGPCDGGNAFMATAYLTRGSGPVNESDDPYLLPVPSPESPTGLSPVMQVQNVTFLPPRDGPLDNDLIKTTIKEEGGLYAGFLVNYSLFGPNAATYYLPENSTAKLDGSHAVLLVGWDDAYPAANFVETPPGDGAFIARNSWGTSSGDDGYFSISYYDRSIGRFQNPATEYIGTGRATAAVLFTGEPADSYDHLYQYDPLGWTTSIGTGVSTTMYGKNLFTAERYEFLEAVSFFTREPGTAYEVRVALIEGDTSRQVYAANGTMALPGYRTLPLDAPVPLVPGREFSVTLRVTAPADTHPLVVEMPVAGYSSGAAARSGESFISLDGGDWDDLTAFFPDTNLCIKAFTRDPVSVPGDYATIREAVAAATPGDVILLGSGVYNENVVIDRPLTLIGNGDPVVDGDGGDVLTLTGSNITVRGITLTDGADGILVVGNDVTLADLTVTDCSENGIAVTSSASFTLTNCTAVGNAGAGLNFDDVRNGTLSRNTMAGNQWNLRFVPAAGYESSIAMDETNTVDGRPVYVWTGRHDEAVPGDAGMVYLIECRNITAEDLALSGNYVGLVVSDSTGVTVRNVTATGNFAGAFCRGSDALSISDSAFVGNAYSGFSSLNCTATTVTGSRIADNTVGAFLAAADPTDTVLWQNTFANNTGGHLSLEGQVALDSTTPLPYRYNGTYFMQRLGNFWDDYAGTDTDGDGIGETPYAVPGLNDTAPLVVPSDHYGVGEVPPPTPTPTPTPVPPAPAPAGGGGGGGGGGGHRAPSPPPMPFPMEPAAPLHEASYEVKSQSAVSAVDLTAAADLAGVRVTAEKKALPSDIVPPAAAVYEYDEITLSHIADADLRGALISFAVPLAWIEAQGAGTQDILLLRYRDGAWVPLKTRFVKEENGEARYVAETPGFSYFAIAVAERPQGEESPATPAVVEEAPAGTPPSDAPPNPHPTPVGLIIPCLAAGIAALLLVRRR